The genomic interval AGCGATGGCCTTGTCCTTGGCTGCGGCCGATGCCTCGATGCGCTCCTTGATCCATCCGGCCTTGTAGGCTTCGGTGTAGCCTCCCTTCTCCTCGATTTCGAGGAAGAGTTTCCAGGCTTCGTTGGCGATCGACTGCGTGAGGTTCTCGACGTAGTACGAACCGCCGGCGGGGTCTACCACCTGGTCGAAGTGGGCCTCGTGCTTGAGCAGCAGCTCGACGTTGCGGGCGATGCGCTTCGAGAACTCCGTGGGGGTTTCGAAGGCGGCGTCGAACGGGGTGACTTCCAGCGAGTGTACGCCGCCGATGGCTGCGGACATGGCCTCGGTCGTACCGCGGAGCATGTTCACGTAGGGGTCGTAGACGGTCTGGTTCCAGTCGGCCGTGCGGGCGTGGATCATCATCTTGCAGGCGCAGTTCTTCTCGGGGTTGTAATTCTTGACGATATTGGCCCAGAGCATACGGGCTGCGCGGAACTTGGCGATCTCCATGAAGTAGTTCGACGTCACGGAGAACGAGAAGCGCAGTTTGCGGGCTGCGATGTTGGCGCTCAGTCCGGCATCGGTCAGGCGGGCCAGGTAGTCGTTACCGGCGGCGAGGGCGAAAGCGAGCTCCTCGACGATGGTCGATCCGGCGTTTGCGAAGATGCCGGCCGAGACGGTGACGATGCGGATGTGCTTGTACTCGCGGGTGCGCTCGATGAGCGAAGTGATCTTCGAGAAGCACTTCTCGCCGTTGGGCGAGCAGAAGTCGCCCTTCTGCGAGAGGCCCTTGACGATGGGGTCGATGCAGAATGCGACGTGTGCTTCGGCGGCGAGGCCCTCCTTTTCGAGTTTGTCGAGGACGAGTTCGGCGACGCGTCCGGTGTGGAGGCCGCAGAAGGTCATCTCGATGGCCGGGATGTGGATTTCGGCGAGGAGCTGATCGAGATCGGCGGCCGAGAACTCTTCTCCGGCGATGGAGAACCCTAAGGAGTCGACGCCCGAATTGAGGAGTTTGAGCGCTTCGGCGTTGGCCTCCTTGGGACATTTGACCTCGATGGTCTGATGCACGTGCCAGCGGTTGTGGCTGCGCGTACCTCTCACGTAGGGGAACTCGCCTGCCTGCGAGCCCAGGAAGCGGATGCCTTCGAGGTTTTCGGCACGGTAGTAGGGGCGGACGTTGAAGCCTTCGCCCGTGCGCCATACCAGTTTACGCTCGTAATCGGCACCTTTCAGGTCGGCTGTGATCACCTCTTCCCACTTTTCGGTCGGGACCGGGGGAAATTCGGTGAACAGCTTTTCACGTTTGGTATTTGCCATGACTATTTAGAGATTAGTATGAGTGTTTCCGCTTGTAGTTTCGAAATTGCACGTAAAGGTACGAAATAATTGTCGAATTGTAACAATAAATTGTTAACAAAATAACAAAACTTGCCGTTTGCCGGATCAAATGGCCGGCTGCACTCCCTTTTCTCCGGATTCCGGACCCTTTGACTTTTTAGGTATTTTGGATTAATTTTATCCTTTTTATCCTGAAAAATGCGAAAAAACAAAAATGTGTGATTTTTGGGATTTCTGTGAAAAAATGGGGTTGTTTTCCGGAAAATGGCCTTAAAAAATCGCGATTTCTCGAAAAAATGGAGGTGTTTTTCGGGAAATTGCCTTAAAAAATCACGATTTTTCAGAAAAAAGTGATTTTTGCAGAAACAACGAATTGAAATTATTTTTACATTTGCACCAGAACAACAGAACAACCGGAGCGGGGCGCAATCCCGGGGTTGGTTAGGGTGCGGATCCCTGCCGGAAGGCAGTGGTCCGGGCAATCTCAGGTTAGGTTTTAGTTAACAATTATTTGGGTTCTCCCCCGCCCGGTTTTTTGGTAGAAAACCCAATCATCAAACAAATAAGGTCTATGTCATCATTGCTCAGATTCAAAATGGTCGACGCGGCGATCAACCACACCGCCGTGGCGGTGAAGGCTCCGGAAGGACGCCCTTCGGATTACTTCGGCGAGAAGGTTTTCGGGCGCGCCGCCATGCGCAAGTACCTCGACAAGCGGACTTACGCCGCACTGCTCGACACGATGGAGAACCGCACTCCGCTGACGCTCGAAGTGGCCGACAGCATCGCCGCGGGGATGCGGCAGTGGGCCCTGGAACACGGTGCCGACCACTATACGCACTGGTTCCAGCCGCTGACGGGCGGTACGGCCGAGAAACACGACGCCTTTGCCGAGCCGGACGGCCTCGGCGGAGTCCTGGAGGAGTTTTCGGGAAAGCTGCTCGTGCAGCAGGAGCCCGACGCTTCGTCGTTCCCCAACGGCGGCATCCGCAACACGTTCGAGGCGCGCGGTTATTCGGCGTGGGACCCCACCTCTCCGGCCTTCATCGTCGACACGACGCTCTGTATCCCGACCGTCTTCATCGCCTATACGGGCGAGGCGCTCGACTATAAGGTGCCTTTGCTGCGGTCGCTGACGGCCGTCGGGACGGCTGCCGCCGAGGTGTGCCACTATTTCGACAAGAATGTCGAGAAGGTTTTCGCCTATCTGGGCTGGGAGCAGGAGTATTTCCTCGTGGACGAGAGCCTGTGGGCCGTGCGTCCGGACCTGATGCTCACGGGCCGTACGCTCATGGGCCACGAATCGGCGAAGAACCAGCAGTTGGAGGACCACTATTTCGGAGCGATTCCGACCCGTGTGATGGCCTTCATGCGGGACCTGGAGTATGAGTGCCTGAAACTGGGTATTCCGGTCAAGACGCGCCACAACGAGGTGGCCCCGAACCAGTTCGAACTGGCCCCGGTCTACGAGGAGGTGAACCTGGCCAACGACCACAACCAGCTGCTGATGACCATCATGGACAAGATTGCCCGGCGCCACCAGTTCCGGGTGCTGCTGCACGAGAAGCCCTTCAAGGGGATCAACGGCTCGGGCAAGCACAACAACTGGTCGCTCGGGACGGATACGGGCGTGAATCTGTTGGGACCGGGCAAGACGGCGGCCGAAAATCTGCAGTTCATCACCTTCCTGGTGAATGCCATCTCGGCGGTCTACAAGCATAACGGGCTGCTGAAGGCGTCGATCATGAGTGCCACGAACGCACACCGCCTGGGAGCCAACGAGGCGCCCCCGGCCATCATTTCGACCTTCCTCGGGGCACAGGTTTCGGCCGTGCTGGACAAGCTGGCGGCGTCGAAGGGTGACGATGCGATCCGTTTCGATGCGAAGAACGTCTTCAAGATGAGCGGTATTTCGCATATTCCGACCCTGTTGCGGGACAATACCGACCGCAACCGTACCTCGCCGTTTGCCTTTACGGGCAACCGGTTCGAGTTCCGGGCCGTCGGGTCGTCGGACAACTGCGCCGAGGCGATGATCGTGCTCAATACGGCGATGGCCAGCGAGTTGACGGAGTTCAAGAAGAAGGTGGATGCGAAGATCGAGGCCGGGATGAAGAAGGAGAAGGCGATCTACGAAGTACTCAAACAGATGATCAAGGCCTGCCATGCGATCCGTTTTGACGGCAACGGCTATTCGGACGAGTGGAAGGAGGAGGCGAAGCGCCGGGGTCTGGACTGCGAGACCTCCACGCCGTTGATTTTCGACCGTTATCTGGATCCGGAGAGCCTGAAAATGTTTGCAGAGATGGGGGTTTTCTCGAAGGTTGAGCTGGAAGCCCGCACGGAGGTGAAGTGGGAGACCTATACGAAGAAGATCCAGATCGAGGGCCGTGTGCTGGGCGACCTGGCGATGAACCACATCGTGCCGATCGCCTCGAAATACGAGGCGGAGCTGCTGGACAAGGTCTACAAGATGTCGCAGATTCCGGGGTTGAATGCCGAGCCGGACATTCGCCTGATCAAGCGGATCCAGGACCATACGGCTGAGATCCAGCGGTTGACGGCGGAGATGATCGACGCGCGGAAGGTGGCCAACCGCATCGAGGACCAGCGCGAGAAGGCGATTGCCTATCACGATACGGTG from uncultured Alistipes sp. carries:
- a CDS encoding methylmalonyl-CoA mutase family protein, with protein sequence MANTKREKLFTEFPPVPTEKWEEVITADLKGADYERKLVWRTGEGFNVRPYYRAENLEGIRFLGSQAGEFPYVRGTRSHNRWHVHQTIEVKCPKEANAEALKLLNSGVDSLGFSIAGEEFSAADLDQLLAEIHIPAIEMTFCGLHTGRVAELVLDKLEKEGLAAEAHVAFCIDPIVKGLSQKGDFCSPNGEKCFSKITSLIERTREYKHIRIVTVSAGIFANAGSTIVEELAFALAAGNDYLARLTDAGLSANIAARKLRFSFSVTSNYFMEIAKFRAARMLWANIVKNYNPEKNCACKMMIHARTADWNQTVYDPYVNMLRGTTEAMSAAIGGVHSLEVTPFDAAFETPTEFSKRIARNVELLLKHEAHFDQVVDPAGGSYYVENLTQSIANEAWKLFLEIEEKGGYTEAYKAGWIKERIEASAAAKDKAIATRRQILLGANQYPNFTEVAGKEITEEAVTRKAAEGNTLAPYRGAMAFEAMRLHVDRSGKQPKAFMLTCGSLAMARARAQFSCNFFACAGIRVQDNTFFKSVEEGVKAALESKAEIVVVCASDDDYAEVAPKVKELLGGKAILVIAGAPACTPELEAQGITNFINVKSNVLETLKFYLKEMGI
- a CDS encoding glutamine synthetase III, encoding MVDAAINHTAVAVKAPEGRPSDYFGEKVFGRAAMRKYLDKRTYAALLDTMENRTPLTLEVADSIAAGMRQWALEHGADHYTHWFQPLTGGTAEKHDAFAEPDGLGGVLEEFSGKLLVQQEPDASSFPNGGIRNTFEARGYSAWDPTSPAFIVDTTLCIPTVFIAYTGEALDYKVPLLRSLTAVGTAAAEVCHYFDKNVEKVFAYLGWEQEYFLVDESLWAVRPDLMLTGRTLMGHESAKNQQLEDHYFGAIPTRVMAFMRDLEYECLKLGIPVKTRHNEVAPNQFELAPVYEEVNLANDHNQLLMTIMDKIARRHQFRVLLHEKPFKGINGSGKHNNWSLGTDTGVNLLGPGKTAAENLQFITFLVNAISAVYKHNGLLKASIMSATNAHRLGANEAPPAIISTFLGAQVSAVLDKLAASKGDDAIRFDAKNVFKMSGISHIPTLLRDNTDRNRTSPFAFTGNRFEFRAVGSSDNCAEAMIVLNTAMASELTEFKKKVDAKIEAGMKKEKAIYEVLKQMIKACHAIRFDGNGYSDEWKEEAKRRGLDCETSTPLIFDRYLDPESLKMFAEMGVFSKVELEARTEVKWETYTKKIQIEGRVLGDLAMNHIVPIASKYEAELLDKVYKMSQIPGLNAEPDIRLIKRIQDHTAEIQRLTAEMIDARKVANRIEDQREKAIAYHDTVAVYFDQIRRHIDKLEEIVDDQIWPLPKYRELLFLR